CCGAGTCTTGTTCACCGTTAGCGTCGAAAGGAACTCCAGGGTGAGACGATGGTATGATGGATGACCTTGTGCAAGGAACAAGCCCGAAAGTTGTTCGACCTCACACAACTCCAAGAAGGATTGCTCGATCCCGAGCTGACGGAGTGTGAAGAGGCATGGGAGCCTAGCTACTTGGTAAGACAGCTTGGCGAGGGCTTTCCACGTCTTTTTCTGGTCGGAAGTGAGGTTGACACCGGCGGGACTGGGAACCATGATGATAAGCAAGTGGTACCCAGAAATTGGAAGTATTAGATCCGTTCTACGATAAACCACATATATATCCACAAGCTAcccaactcccccaaactttaTTCAAACCAAAGTCTTGCACATATTTCACTACATTAGGAAGATAGACTCGATTCCTATATGTTTCACCAAGCAAATCATGTAAAGTGTGCAGACAAACGAGCAATTAGGACGATAAACTCAAGtcctaaaatcacaaaatcacGATCAAAACAAGCATGCACCCCCCATTATACAACATACTCAACAATTCCACAAGAAATCATAATTGGGAGATAGACTCAATCCCTTTATCATTTAATCCATGGGAAACAACCAAGTTCATGCTCAAGACACAACCATTCACCAAAATTGATATTCACACTAGCAATTCACCACCAAAAATCATCACAACACAAAACATGCTAGAATTCAAGACATAATACCACAAGCCCATGAGATAAATCAACCAATTTCAAGCTCAAAGCAACCATTCACACCAAATCCTCTTGGAACTAGCAATTTAACACTAAATTCCTCACAAATTCGAAAATTAAGCTAGGCCAAGCAACAAACCATCAATGTCCATCCAAATACCAAGTAAAATcaagagaagaagaggaaaattCGTACCTTTGTAGCTTAAGAagtcaaaatttcaaaatttccaaaatttacCTTGTTCTTGAGCAAATCCACCAATTGCTTGGTTCACAACTTAAATTGGGAGGATAGAATGGATGGGGTGTGTGCTAGAGTGATGTTTATGGAAGAAATTTGAGAGTGGAGAGTGTTTGAGGGAGAAAAACGAGAGAGAGGCGAGAAATTAGGGTTAGAAAAACCATACCTGCGTCGCCCTTTATACACGAGAGGAATGCCCGCCCGGGCGAGGAGACCGGGCGTTTTGCTCCAAAGCCGGGCGTTCTCACTGTGACCGGGCGATTTGAAGGCGAAAAACGCCCGCCCGTGCTCAAACAcaccaaaataaaaaccaaaacacACAAGCACACAAAAGCAACAAATGTACATACTAGGGCTTGCCTCCCCTATAGCGCAACTTTTTACCGTCGTATGCTCGACGCACTTCTAGCTCCACCTACTCGATCAAGCCAACAACAAAGACTTCGTCATGTTGCTCCCTAGTATAAAAtttcttcaagttttgacCATTGGCCTTGAATGTGCTTCCATCGGGTCCAAAGAGCTCTATCGTGCCATTGCTCATAACTTCCTTAATAGTGAAGGGGCCGGACCACTTAGATTTCAGATTGCCCGGGAAGAACCTCAACTTGTGGTTGAAAAGCAAAACGGCGTCTCTCAGGTAGAACTCACGCCTCTCGATCATCTTGTCGTGGTGAGCTTTCATCCTCGCCTTGTAGATGGAGGAATTAGCGTATGCTTCATTCCTAAACTCATCAAGCAAGTTAAGGTGAAGTATCCTCTCCTTGTCGGCCTTAGTGAAGTCCATGTTCAATTGCCTCACCGCCCAATACGATGAGTGCTCCATCTCAACCGGGAGGTGGCATGACTTCCCAAACACCAATTGATAAGGTGACATACCGATGGGAGTCTTGTAGGCCGTCCtattgatgcactttttattagcactaaataaacctacaagtatacagagtatatatagtatagccaaaggtcagtaccggatatcgaacacggggaaggcaaacacaaagtgtctatcctctactaagactcaattactatctggaaaagcaaataggttttgaaaaacttataaaaactaaaaacaataaaaaaacatataacaactaaatgcaaataaaacgCGGAGATAAGCGaaagagataagggaatcccagggatgtgcgtttacagttatggttatacaaattccaactacaataccctagcacactttatactttgaaaggacgagtcacctagcttatgctcatgcgatacaaacgttgattacaaaattagggttttcaatcctaacacgtaactccaaaaagctcctaagacccttgaaaagtcctcactctcaattaacaagtgtcgttttaagggaagttaactgtagcgtctactaagtgaatctaactcgctagaactctgtcacagttatgaagcaagcttgtgtcactcaatcatgcagcatcagaaCTACTAAGGggagaaacaaagtaaaaacaaaacggatattaaatagaaaaaggaatttgtataaccaaagtcgttactaacacacagattgaagggaagacaatttgaacataaaactaaagcaaataaaactcgttggttgaatccttgtcgttcttgatgttcttgaaatccttctccaactccttgtacaagtgaagtactctagctcttgatctttgtgaattattttgcaagtagaagctttctcatttgatgaagcttgaggtcttatttatagaggaaAGTCAATctttgttgtagaaggaaaagatttccaaaatatggtaaatcagGACGCAAATCTAGGACTTCTCGGATTCgtcgcctttctccggcggtccgccgcaccttggccggcggtctcCGCGTTGGactccagagagtctgttccctcggcggcggaccgccgcacgacttctggcggtcgccggacgagacttctctgCCAAGCGTATTTTTCCGAGgtggaccgctgcattgatctgcccgccgggcgccggcggtcgccgcaaaCATccgcggtcgccggtcgccgtctgactccagatttccagactttgcgttttggctccctttttcggctcaattatgcacgtttctcacaaaacacatcaaaataccaaaatagacaaaatatgcaaatagtggacgtgtagagtgactttgacataaaaaccggaccaaataatggccttaaatagtgcaaaatccgagcatatcaactcccccaaacttacatttttgtttgtcctcgaacaaaacaataaagacacaaaaATAGGCGCACGGattgcacaaggactagacgtcataattgcctcaaaagatgaaagaacagattaaacatgtattaacgcaatcaaatcaagcaaggcttattagtgcactttcattactaacttgtgaaacaccttgaattcaagccctCACATGTGgtaaacttccaaagatgggaagtgttctatCACTCTCGAAGTGTATGAAGGTAATATGtatataagcactcaaatcatgcatcatgcaatgtttaccataggcttgctcaaagtctaatccctcctctactagatgtgattaagcatcaaaagtccgaaaggtctttatctttggttgtaatgtagactctttggtaggtgaagaatatttggctaaaaagtgactaaaaataaaaatatcccaagtagagtaaagataactccacttttctaaacccaagacacttttaatactttatctattttttctccttcaactcattttccaatcctttgattattttcttttcttcttttcacaacctttcacactttttcttcttttctttttttttcttttttctttcttacacatcctttcttttcttttctaaaatcaaccacgtatttggaatttttctcaatttcaaaacttgtactttctttacattaagcacactacttttatactttcaccttatctctccaattcatttaaaaaataagatagtaaaatctaactaacccaaggaattgtcctcATTAtgttggcttccaaagaaaaggcttaaaggctcaaaattggctccaaagggaaaaaatatttaatttttttttgagatggtcgaaaatttttggataaaagtaggctagaaaagatggtcaatcatcctcctaaatcaacttaaacactatgtaaacttaggcaaaACTGgaagcaagttctagaaacaaatacattaatgcatataaatcacacaagaatgaaatttAGGCTCAAATTCTCACGAGGTATAGAGCATGATTCAAGGAGAacaagttcttcatgttaagttcacgacatggattcaagaaaacatttttagaacacaaaattctcctacggggttttgaaaaacaaaagcaaaaactttaaaactaaaacctaaactcacggtccaccacttcatccccccaaacgtatttacaacaaagtgtaaaataagtttgtagagttggtagggacgtgagtgaGTGGCAGCCCGCCGCGGCATGGCCGCCGGTCGCCACGCAACAACAGATTGTTCCAGCGAgcaggtggcggaccgccgcagcagatgcggcggtcgccacgaagaggtcagaacctgcgaaaaattttcaacgcacaaaaattaaactaaaaccaaaaatacttaaaattaaaacaaaaattatcaaaaacataaaaagaaactttcttaaaatatccaaaaacatggtacaaatgctcatttaaagtcattgagcttgacttcttcaatcttgaggaggaggagggaaacGGGCGTAGAGGTCGTCGAATGCACCAATAAAATAGGCGATGTCGCCACTCATTGTTTGGCGCTTTTGTCGAGCCTCGGTGGCCATCCGTTGGAGCTCTTCAATCTCACGACGGCGATGCACGTCTTCAAGCCttgccgttttatctttggggacgaaataccaatccgaagagcactaccaGGGTGTATCTCGTCTTGTggaaagaggcctcctcgactcggctatttcctttttttcctaCGATTTATAGTTTCGATCTCCTTGTAATTCAGTTTCAGTTATTTCTCTTGTATTCcttttgggttgtattacgcccgACTTTTTATCTCTTGTAATCCAGAAACCAACAGAGCCGTCCATCCTTGGCGGTTGTAGGCGTTCTCCCTTTGTTGTTCCGCCCAACGGGTGTCCCAAGTGCTGGACACATTTTGTATGTAGGAGTAGATATCTCCTAGTTGGGTGGAGGTGTTTGCTTGAAACTCCTCATCGGGGTTCGGCCTTCCGCGGCGGCGGTTTGCTCTAGTCCGGCGGCGATGTCCCTCTacttcctcctcttcttcttcttcttggcgaCGTtggggcggcggtggcggcagCACTTGACTCTCTTGGGCGTGCGAGTGCTCCCCTTCTTCGGTGTAGTGATCGATAGCATCGAAGGCGGAGTCATCATCGGCCTCAAAGATGGGGATGCGAGCCGGTATATTCCTCTTCCTAAACTCCCCGTTGATGGGGTTAGCCTCAATGGCTCTTTGGTGTGCCGAGGTGTTGAGCTTCCAATTGACTTGGTTAGCCCAAACATCGACCTTAGTCAACTGCGGGATGGGAACGGGGAAGTGATCCCCGGCCACTTGTAGGAAAAATCCTTGACCCCAATAGTCGGTCTTCAATAGCCCCACCGAGAAGAGCACCTCATAGGTGATAAAGCGCTCACTGCCATCTTCCGTCAATCCCACAAAAGAAACCTCCAAGGTTGAGGAGACACCATATCACATTCAACTCCGTTTGGGATACACTTCCCCCATCGACCCTAGCAAACATAAGTTGGGTCATAGCTCGGTGGAGGTACCTCAACACCGGGTTGCGGATTGAAGAAGACTTGGCATAGCCCGCGGCGTGCTCGTGCTCATTCGTCATCGCACCCCAAACCTCATCAAAGTCATAATCATTATCGGTCTCGGGGTTGGGGTCGAAGCAATGGAAGATTCCGCAAAGATCCTCCATGGTGAGCGAGTGCCATCGGTTGCCTAAGCGGAAATCGATGCTAAGCGGGATGTTTTGCCGGCGGTCCTTGGTGACCTTCAACGAGCTTAGGAACTCAAGAGTATACTTCCTAAAAGACGGCCACTTCCTCTCGAACATGTATCGAAGGCCGTTCCCGTCACCCACGTCACACAACGCCCAAAAGTCCTCCGCGATCCCCAAAGTTTGGAGAGGGAAATCGTGGGGGTACCTCGAGGGCGCCGTCTCTCGCGCCGACAACTTCTTCCACATAGCCTTTTGCTCGTCTGAGGCAAGGCTAATGCCATAGTTCTTCGCATTTTCGGGCTTTCCCTTTGATCCCATTTTCCTACAAAAGAAAAGTACAATACTTAAAAAGTATACCAACAATGGGAAATCAAAGGTTCCCCCAAACTTGCACTCTTATAAGCAATACCAAAGAATCAACATATAAGTGCAAGCTTAGGTGTTCAAAACTTCCTAGATGGTAGCATGGAAACATGTAGAACATAAACATCCAAACTAGGAAACACAAATCCATCCCCCAACGTGAATTCATCCCCCATGCAGAGACGtatcaacaataaatcaatacaTATCAACAATCTCTATAGGATACTCAAGTATTGCAATTCatggaaataataatagcctcacaatgctatgaacatgattgCAACATATGAACAAGTATAAACAAGAAGGAATCACTATTCACAAAGCTTCAAACTATCACCAAAACACAATATCACCATGGAAATCCACAAATAAGTATACACAATCATCCCCCATcgtaaaataagagttttcaCCGAACAATTCATCCAAAACATGCCCAAATCCATGAAAGAAGTGAAACAAAACTCAGAAATTTAGTTAGGATTCATACCTTGTGTTGATTGagaattggagaagaagaacTCTAAACTTGgagagaattgagagaatgatagtgtgggtgtgtgaaatTGGTGATTTATAAAGGTGGGGGTAGTGTGCAAGGAAGGAATTTGAGAAGGAATGGGAAAAAGAATGGAAAACTTACCTTTTAAAATTGCATTCCCGTCTCTGGACTGCgcgcggcgggccgccgcacggGGCGTTTAAAACAGCGATTCCTGGCGGGCCGCCGCGGCCCGTTCAGCGGTTCCTTCGGCCCGCCCTAAGCCTGCCCTAAGCCCGACCTATCCTGCACATGTGAATACACGTGTGGCGACCGCCGTGTTAagtgcggcgaccgccacgcgttaattatttattttttttataaaaagaacgaaaataaagaaaagagcaaaattaaagagattgggttgcctcccaacaagcgcttttgtttttagtcgtTAGCTCGACTTGAAGTGGCCCACTAATTGGGTGGATCAGCGACCCGAGTGTTGAAAATGGGCATAGGGAGCAACTTGGTCCCTAGCTTCTTCCACCACTTGTACTTCCCCTTATTGGTCTTGATAACATAAATCTCGGGGTCCTCCTTGGGTGCTTTCTTcctcttttgcttctttttctgCGGGATAGAGGTAGATGGATTAGTATCGTCCTTTTTGGGAGAACGTCTTACCTCGTTTACAATGTAGATAGTGGAGGTAGTAGGATCCTCCACTTCAAAGGGGTCTTGGGGTTTGGTCAAATCCGTGACCATGATTGCCCTACACTGCCGTTCCATCTTCGCCCGCTTTGCTTCCTCAAACTTGAGCATCTCGCTCTCGATCTTATAGGTGGATTGGCTATAGTTATCGCTAATTGTGATCTCGCCACGACCTACATCAATCAAAGCTTTGCAAGTAGCAAGAAAATCTCTCCCTAAGATTAGAGGGACGTTCTTGTCTACTTTCATGTCAAGCACAATAAAATCGGCggggaaaataaaatcatcgaCTTTTACTAAGACATCCTCAATCATACCTACAGTTTTTATGGACGAGTTATCGGCCAACCTGAGTGTTACGTCTGAAGTTTTGAGTGGCCCAATGTTGAGCTTTTCGTAGTACTTCAGTGGCATGAGATTGATGGAAGATCCTAGATCGCATAGGGCCTTGTCAACCTTTCCCTCTCCAATCCGGCATCGGATAATGAATTGGCCCGGATCTCTCTGTTTCACTGCCTTTTCCTTTTGGATGATCTCGCTGCAATGATGTGGTAGCTTAAGGTCGGCTTTTGTCGGctttctcttcctcatcaccGCCTCCCTTAGTAGCTTCGCATATTTAGGTATTTCCTGCAACGATTCAACTAGAGGAATGTTAGTATGAACCTtacaaaacatgttcaaaaaatgtttgaacTGCTCTTCGAGCTTAAACTTCCTCTTTGGTTGGAAAGGTAGCACAATCCCATTGTGCCGCACGAGTCCTTGCTGAGTGGGTGCTTCTGCCTTGTctgtggcggcccgccgcggggtgtgcggcggtccgccggcgGCTGGGCAGACTCCATTCGGTGCTTCAGCGGCG
The nucleotide sequence above comes from Salvia hispanica cultivar TCC Black 2014 chromosome 5, UniMelb_Shisp_WGS_1.0, whole genome shotgun sequence. Encoded proteins:
- the LOC125189486 gene encoding uncharacterized protein LOC125189486 translates to MSPYQLVFGKSCHLPVEMEHSSYWAVRQLNMDFTKADKERILHLNLLDEFRNEAYANSSIYKARMKAHHDKMIERREFYLRDAVLLFNHKLRFFPGNLKSKWSGPFTIKEVMSNGTIELFGPDGSTFKANGQNLKKFYTREQHDEVFVVGLIE